From a region of the Gossypium raimondii isolate GPD5lz chromosome 10, ASM2569854v1, whole genome shotgun sequence genome:
- the LOC105777538 gene encoding mitochondrial succinate-fumarate transporter 1, whose product MKDSQANRNPQAESKKTTIPPYMKAISGSFGGIVEACCLQPIDVIKTRLQLDRMGNYKGIVHCGATVSSTEGVRALWKGLTPFATHLTLKYALRMGSNAMLQSAFKDSDTGTLSNKARFLSGFGAGVLEALVIVTPFEVVKIRLQQQRGLSRELLKYKGPIHCAHTIIREEGLFGLWAGAAPTVMRNGTNQAAMFTAKNAFDVVLWKKHEGDGKVLQPWQSMISGFLAGTAGPVCTGPFDVVKTRLMAQSRDGGEVKYKGMVHAIRTIYAEEGLRALWKGLLPRLMRIPPGQAIMWAVADQIIGLYERRYFHSAAL is encoded by the exons ATGAAAGATTCTCAAGCAAACAGAAATCCCCAAGCGGAATCCAAGAAGACGACGATCCCGCCTTACATGAAAGCCATTTCAGGCTCCTTCGGCGGTATCGTAGAAGCCTGTTGTCTGCAACCCATCGATGTCATCAAAACCAGGTTGCAATTGGACAGGATGGGGAATTACAAAGGGATCGTTCACTGCGGCGCCACCGTGTCTAGCACTGAAGGGGTGCGGGCTCTTTGGAAAGGATTAACGCCCTTCGCTACTCACCTCACGCTTAAGTACGCGCTCCGGATGGGATCTAACGCCATGTTGCAGAGCGCGTTCAAGGACTCGGATACTGGCACCTTGAGTAACAAAGCGAGGTTTTTATCTGGGTTCGGTGCTGGGGTTCTTGAGGCGCTTGTTATCGTTACTCCCTTTGAG GTGGTGAAAATTAGACTGCAGCAACAGAGAGGACTAAGTCGAGAGCTTCTAAAGTACAAAGGCCCCATACATTGTGCTCATACAATCATACGTGAAGAAGGCCTTTTTGGGCTGTGGGCAGGAGCTGCCCCAACCGTTATGCGTAATGGGACAAACCAAGCTGCAATGTTTACAGCCAAAAATGCTTTTGATGTAGTATTATGGAAGAAACATGAAGGCGACGGGAAAGTCCTCCAACCATGGCAGTCTATGATATCGGGTTTCCTTGCGGGAACAGCTGGTCCAGTATGTACTGGTCCCTTTGATGTCGTCAAAACTAGGTTGATGGCTCAAAGTCGAGATGGAGGGGAGGTGAAGTATAAGGGCATGGTCCATGCTATCCGAACAATATATGCTGAGGAAGGACTTCGTGCTTTGTGGAAAGGACTGCTGCCTCGGCTCATGAGGATACCACCTGGTCAGGCCATAATGTGGGCTGTTGCTGACCAAATAATTGGTCTCTATGAGAGGAGATACTTTCATAGTGCAGCTCTATAA